TTATGAATATGTGGTGTAATTATGCTCATTCCAAGTTGCGGTTTTTTCATCTAGCATACATTGTGTGATGGTCAAAGGGGAAAACTCATTAACTGGAGAATGCACGAGAAGCAAGCTGTGGTTGGTGGACTTAGCTGGAAGTGAACGGATAGCAAAGACAGAAGTTCAGGGAGAACGGCTCAAGGAAGCTCAAAATATCAATAGATCTCTGTCTGCACTTGGTGATGTCATATCTGCTCTCGCTACTAAAAGCCCACATGTTCCTTTCAGGTTAAAGAGCTGTTCCTAATCTTTTCAAGTCCAGCATGTCATTTGTACACGATTttgtcctaatttttttctccCATTTATTTGTGAAGGAACTCCAAACTCACCCACTTGCTTCAAGACTCTCTAGGTACCTATTTTACATAAAATGTTGGCATTAACTAATTCAAAATTATATGGCAGTAGCAGGCCAGTAGTTGTGATAGAGCTAGCTTTTGTGTGCTCAATGTAAAGTTTCCCTATTGCAATTTCAATAAAGAACCGTGAGTGTCGACAATATAATCTGAGTAATATGAGAACTTTCTGTTTGTCAGGAGGAGATTCAAAGGCGCTCATGTTTGTGCAGATCAGTCCTAATGAAAATGACTTGAGCGAGACCATATGCTCACTAAACTTTGCAAGTAGAGTTAAAGGCGTCGAGTTAGGTCCAGCGAAGAAGCAACTTGATGCTGCTGAATTTGTCAAGTACAAGCAAATGGTAACACAGACATCCTGAGTCACAAGTTTAACAGACagagttcctttttttttgcaggGGGATGTAGTCCGTTGAGTTTTGCATGTGTTTCTCATGTCACTGACTTGAATTTGCTGATGCAATTCAAATGCTAGGTTGAGAAAACAAAGCAAGATATGAAGAGCAAGGATttgcaaattaaaaagatgGAGGAAACACTCTATTGTCAGGAtgcaaaaattaaagaaagagacCTTAAAAACAAGAATCTGCAGGAAAAGGTATAAAACTGCACTAATGTCTACCTTAAAACATTATGCATGTTCTCTTCTTGGTAACTATACTGAGAACATTTTGTAAACAAAGTTCTCAAGTTTCCAATGATTTCACTTTTACTTTGCAGATAAAGGAACTTGAATCTCAGCTTCTCGTAGAAAGAAAACTAGCTAGACAGCATGTCGACACAAAAATAGCAGAGCAGCATCATCTGAAGCAGCAGGAAGAACAAAACTTGCAGACAAGGCCACCACTTGCCAGTCGCCAAGTAGGAAGCGTCAGGGAAATTGTGAGTTTCGCTATAAGCAAAGACCAAACGAATCTCAGTCAACCCTTTGCGGATGATAACAGCTACAAGCCCCCATCAATTCTTCCTGCTTCAGATGGTCATGCCAAGTACAATGATTCCATGGAAAAAGAGAACATTCCTCTCATACTTGGACAACAACCATTGCTTCCGAAAAGGACAGGAAGATTCTCTATCTGCGCGACAGCACGGCAAGTCCCCATGGCCCCAGCTCCAAGGCGAAATTCTTTGATTCCATTGCCCTCGGCACCGAGTTCATCCCCTTGCCCAGCTCCATTATTGCCTTTACAGGAATGTCTGCCCGAAAAGAATGAATGTGAGGACGGATCCGAGATGAACTGCTTGCCAGAGAAGATCCCCTGTCACAGTCCAAAAGGAATTAGAAGTGGGGGTAAGAAGATTAGCAGCGCCTTGCGAAGGAGCCTTCAGAAGAAAATGCATATGAAATCGCCAATGAGAAAAGTTGGAGTCAATGTCGGAATGGAGAAGATTAGAGTTTCCATTGGCAACAGAGGGAGGATTGGCCCGAGAATGTTCTTGGGAAGTAACAGAATAGCTAGAACCAAGGACATCCAGAATAAGCAGAGtcaaagagagaaggagagaggatgGAACATCGGCACGGCTGGAAAAACTGTTATTTAAAACCGAGAATAtcgagcttgagcttgagcttgagcttggcTTTAATTGAAgtctttggttttcttttcttctcattttctggTTGATAGCTTTCTTTATGTACAGAGCAACCATGTAAGGCAATTTGTTTATGGTTCTCTGTCGCATTGCTGTACATGAGTTTCTAAGTGCTACAGCAACCCTACATAGAATCTGGCTATGGTGAAGATGATTTGGCCTACGCCGGTAGCATTAGTATGCATTGTGTCTCTATGAACATATTGGATTATTGAGGCAATGGGCAGAtcgttttccttttctccaaaAGCTTATGATTCATGTATTCCCCATTTCGTCTCACAGGGCACTTGCTTTATCTCCACCCCACGTCTCAGTCTGTACACCAAATCTTCGTTCAGATAATATTACACCAGCCACAAAGTGAGGATCAATAGCCCTCCAAGCAACATTTCAtcgattcatttttattttcgttttatAAATTCAgcagaaaaatctaaaattaatgTGGTTGAAAAATGCTTCGATCTTGCACTAGATTTCAAACAGAAAATCTACTCGATCGCTCGCTCAGCTCTTGCAGTAATGGGCCGTCAAAAAGACTGTACATTGCCACATTAGCTTTTGGTATTCCAATGAGTATCCTATATTTTCTTCTAGTGTCTCAGTTATTACGCTTGAATCCTCCTACTTATATTTGAATCGGAAGGAATTTTGGACCATAAGATGGTCAATATCAATCGACACTATACACTGTTGAATGCTGAACGAGAACGGTCAGGAGAATCTTGCAAACCTGCCAAGCAACAGAAACTTAGTTCAGCGGTCCTCAACATAAACAAAATGGCAAGCAAATTAGATGATGATAACTGGGTcgaaaatcacatggcataccAGCCCCCCTGAATTAGTTTCCATAATCCACGCCATTTGGTAATGTCGTTTGCAGCTGGAACAGAATGCTGCACTTTCCCAAGCTTCTCTGACAACAACCCTCTTTCATGGACAAATTGGACAGATTCAGAGAGCCGATTGAGCAGATTTACAAGAGCTATCACTTCATTTCTTTGTAATTGCACCTACAAAAACAGAGTTGGTCATGAAGAAATGAGCAAGCAGGATTCattaatttgagaaaattaaggGGCATGGAGAAACCTACCGATGTCTCCGGTTGGTTTTGACTGTCAACCGAGAAGAGGATCTTTAATGCAGTTCCAAGGCCGAGAACCTGAAGCTTTCCCCACAGCCGACACTTCTCACAGCCCACACAATCCATCAAGGCACTGCAGTAAGATCATGTGATGGAGTGTTTACTATGGAGAAGAAAGGACACacattcttttttcccttcaaggAAGGGGCGGGTAGGTGAGGTTCATGGGGCTAGTAGGTGCAACAATGCATGGGAGGCAACAGGAGACTCTATGCAAGGCCTAATGCCACAGGAACAGTACCATCTCTTGACTAGGGAATCAATGCTCATTCTCAAACTTGCAGCGTTCTATCAACTAAAAGTTGAAACTAACCTAATATTTTTGAACTGTCTCTGAATTGTCTGCTTCAATTGAGGTCCACTTTCACCCTTCCACAGTTTAGCCTCGTCAAATGGAAGAGGACAAGCAGCTTGTAGTTTGGGATTATTAAGCAACTGTTTCATTAATAATAAAGTGCTGGCATCCTCGGCATGATTACCAGTATCATACTTGGCCACCTCCAGATAATTGGCTGCCTAAGAGATGAATTAAATATTGGTTACACACACAAAAGGCAGTTCTTAGCTAAATGACGAATGATTGAAAAGGAAGAAGGCCATGCGGAATAATATTCCTCACTCACCTTAGTCACAGCACGAAGAATGAAAAGGAATGTGAAATACAAGTTCCCAACACGATCAGGATACTGCACAACCCGATCATACATCACTTCCAGATTTTCTCCCCACTGAAATAGCAGATAGAGATGTCAACTAAGGCATTGAGAAGCAAACAATCTGGAAACATTGCTAAACATTTTCCATCGAAGAATCAATATGATCATGTGATACGTACATATACTTCTGGAAGATGTCCAATAAAAAGGGCAATAGATCCAGCTTATATTTACTAAAGATGCGGATTTCCATTTTCAACTTACACAAAGAATTAGCCAGAACATTAGAGCTTGCGCATTCTACAGCCCAATATTACTATTGAGAGCCTTCAGAGGATTTGGTATGCATAAGatgcaaaagaaaacaaattatgaAAGAAACCATCGTGGTTGGGTGAATGAAACTCTTCATATGAGTAATTTACtaataaagagaacaaaagttttaggGAGGTCATGAAATGCCAACCGTATTTGCAGCTTCGTCCAGGAGGTAATCGGCAGCTATGTGGATTGATATCGAGGAGTGAAGACCAGAGATCAATTTGTATAACACCTTTTTCTCCTGACAAACCTCTCCTGAAGTATCTGTCAATAAACCAATGAATCTCATAATTACCGCAGACATGATTCAAATGAGAAAGCAAAATATCAGATCACTGTTACAATAATCATGGAAATTGGTTCACAAAGATGCAAAATCACCACAATATTTTCAGAAACTAAGAAATTTGCCTTTTCAAAACGTTTCCAAAATGATGATGGAAAGAGGACAAGATGAATGGGCAATTTGCATCAGTGTGGAACTCACACTTTGGACAATTCTC
The window above is part of the Eucalyptus grandis isolate ANBG69807.140 chromosome 6, ASM1654582v1, whole genome shotgun sequence genome. Proteins encoded here:
- the LOC104450030 gene encoding endoplasmic reticulum oxidoreductin-1, producing the protein MVQRAEVGVKEEEEADRARGKWSSRAALVALISVLIAVAATSRSPASIVSLLTNRSCHCAQELQKYTGVVEDCCCEYETVNSLNGEVLHPLLQKLVRTPFFRYFKVKLWCDCPFWPDDGMCRLRDCSVCECPENEFPEPFRNSLEHNLPSDNLQCQEGKPQAIVDRTLDSITFRGWIEADNPWTSDDETDNSEMTYVNFLLNPERYTGYTGPSARRIWDAIYSENCPKYTSGEVCQEKKVLYKLISGLHSSISIHIAADYLLDEAANTWGENLEVMYDRVVQYPDRVGNLYFTFLFILRAVTKAANYLEVAKYDTGNHAEDASTLLLMKQLLNNPKLQAACPLPFDEAKLWKGESGPQLKQTIQRQFKNISALMDCVGCEKCRLWGKLQVLGLGTALKILFSVDSQNQPETSVQLQRNEVIALVNLLNRLSESVQFVHERGLLSEKLGKVQHSVPAANDITKWRGLWKLIQGGWFARFS